From the genome of Agromyces intestinalis:
GTCTTCGTGAAGACCGCCTGCGAGAGGCCATCCTGGAACGTCGGCGCCGCGGGCTCGGGGGCGGGGGCCGCGGTCGCCGCCATGGGGCCGGCGAGGGCGATCCCGCCGATGAGCACGGGACCGGCGATGAGCATCGCCGTCCGTCGCAGTCGACGCCGTGGGACGCCGTTCGGGTGTGGCATGTCTCTCTCCTTCATCGGGTGGTGCGAGGTGAGTCGGTGGTGCGCTGGGGCTGGTAGTGCGTGGTGCTGGTAGTGCGTGGTGCTGGTGCTGGTAGTGCGTGGTGCTGGTGCTGCGATGGTGCGCCCCGAGGGCGGGCGGCCCCTGCGTCCGCCCGCCCCCGGGTCGATCAGATGAGCGTGAGGGTGAGCACGCCCGTGTAGGTGCCCGACCGCGTCGAGCCCGGCACGCCGAGCTCGAGGCCGCCCGAGCAGGCGAACGCGCCCGCGCTGTGGCCGGTGCCGGCCGCGCACAGCGTGAGCGGTGCGCGAAGGCCGGCGCCCGGCGCGACGCCGGCGCCCGGGGTCACCACGGGAGCCTCCTCGTCGACGGTCGGCAGCCCGCCCGTCTCAACCGAGGCCGCCGGCGTCCAGCCGAGGTTCTCGGCGAGGATCACGCCGGTGCCGCTCGTGAAGTCCGACACCTGGCCGGTGAGGTTCCATCCGGCGGCGGTGCCGCGCGAGTCCGACACGCGCACGGCGTGCAGCGAGCCCGAGGTCGACTGGTCGGCGCCCGTGAGCACGACGGGCTCGAGCACGACCGGGTCGGTGCTCGAGACGGCCATCGACAGGGCTCCGCCCGTGACATCCGCCTGGATGACCTGGCGCGGGTCGGCGTCGTCGCCGCCGAGCACGGTGACGGTGAACGCCTTGACCTCGCCGATGTTGCCGGCGGCGTCGGTCGCGCGGTACTCGACACGGTGCGTGCCGTACCCCGGCTCGCGCTCCTGGAAGGGCGAGAGCGACATGCCGCCCGTACCGAGGTTGCCGTAGATCAGGTCGTCGATGTTGGTGCCCGTCGGCGTGAAGCGGAACGGCGCATCCTTGTCGGTCGGCCAGCCGTAGTAGTTGTGCCAGCCGTCGCCGTCGAGGCGGAACTCCGTCACGAGCGCGCCGTCACGGTCGTCGGTCGCCACGAGCTTCATGTCGAACTGCTCGTTCACCACGTAGTGCGGCTCGCCGTTCGCTGCAGTGCTCGACGCGATGGGCGCGGTGATCGTGGCCTCCACGGACGGACCCGCCGCATCGACCGTCCACGTCTGCACGACTGAGCCGGCGTCGGGGAACTCGGGGTCGGTCACGGTCGCGGTGACGGTGTGTTCGCCGGCGCCGAGGCCGAGGGTCGCGAGCGGCAGGTTCCGCTTGGCGTAGGGGTTCGGCACCGTGACGCCGTCGACCTGCCACGCGACATCCATGATGCGTCCGTCGGGGTGGTTGGTCTCGACGTAGAGGACGTCGCTCGAGCCGGCCGCGTGGTCGGTCGTCGTCGCCTCGGTGATCTCGGGCGTCGACGGGGTCGCCTCAGGCAGCGTCGTGTCACCGACGGTCCACGTGCGGGTCTGCGTCATCGACGCGCGGGCGCGCAGCGCGGGGTCGCGCACGAACTCGGTGTTGTCGACGATCGTCGCGGTCACGGTCGCGCCTGCGGCCACGTCGAGCGTCGCGAGGTCGAGGTTGCGCTGGTTGCCGCCGAGGTCGACCGCCTCGCCGTTCACCGACCAGGTCACGTCGATCTCGTGGTACACCGGGTGCGAGGTCTCGACCCAGAGCACGGCGTCGCGCGCGACGGTGCCCTCGGGCGTCGACGCCGGCACGAGCGGCACCTTCGACGAGATGCGCTCCGTCATGATCTCGCGGCCGACCTGGTCGAACTGGTACCCGAGGGTCTTCATCATCGAGTGCCGGCTGGGGCGCCACACGCCCGTCGAGTAGTACATGCCGCCCTCGTAGGCGCCGATCACGCCGCCCGACTCGCTGGGCTCGCCGAGCCAGCGCCACCACTTCACCTGCTGCGCCGCCATCTGGTCGACGGTGAGCTTCGTGTGGTGGGCGCTCGACGGCTCGCCGCCGGTGTAGTTGCCGGTCGTCACGCCGCGCGTGTAGTAGTCGTACTCGTCCTGCAGGCCGCCGAGCGAGTGACCGATCTCGTGCGGCGAGATGAGCGCCGACAACGCGTTGCCGCCGCTCGCGGTCGCGTACGCACCGCCCGCGCCGCCGTAGGTGTCGCTGTTCGCGAGCGCGAGGATCTGGTCGACTTTCGGCGCGAGGTTCGCGTACTGGCGGGCGATCGTGTTGTTCACCGTGAGCAGGCGCTGCACGCTCGAAGCGCTGCATCCGCCCCAGAACGCCATCTTCAGCGGCGTGTCGCGACGCGGCGAGTCCAGCGAGTCGTCGCAGCTCACGCCCGACTCGCCCGAGACGATCTCGACCGCGTAGACGTTGAACGAGTTGCGGTAGCTCTTGTAGGGCTCGATGCTCCACATGGTCTCGAGGTGCTCGTCGACCTGCTCGCGGAACTTCGGCAGCTCGGCCGCGGTGTACCCGTCGCCGAGGATGACGAGCGAGAACCGCTCGGCCGGGTCGCCGGTGATCTGGATCGGCACGAGCGTGGCGCTGCCCACGGCGTCGTCGGCCGCGGCCGGCTGCGCACCGACGGCGACGAGCCCGCCCACGAGCAGCGGCACGGCGAGGGCGGCGACGGCGGTGCGCCGTCGGGCCGTCTTGGATGGATCGGTCATGGTCTCTCCCTGGGGGTCGAAGCCGTGCCGCGGGCGCGACGGATCGCGCCGACCGCATCGGCGTTCGTTCGGATCGTTCAGCGTGCGTCGACGAGGTCGCGGCGGGCGGCATCGTCGTCGCCTGCTGCGTCGTCGACCGGTTCGGGAACCGAGTCGGATGCCTCGGGCTCGGGTTCCCGAGCCTTCGGCCGAGCCGCCTTCGCCCGACGGATCCGCTTCGCGACGGCGAATCCGGCGATGCCCAGCAGCAGAAGGGCGACGAGCGCCACGGGGTAGGGGATCGCCCAGCCCGTTCCGCTCGCCAGGTGCTCGCCGCCGACGGCGGCACCGCCGTCGAGCCCGGGTGTCAGCTCGACGGACGCGAAGACGAGCAGCGCCGGAATGATGCCGGTGAGCTGCTCCTCGACCCGGACGCTCGCGCCCGGGAGGATCTCGGCCTGCTCGCGAGCCTCTGCCTCGCCGAGCCGCCAGCCGAACGGCCCGTCGACCACCAGCTGCGATTCGCCGCCGACCCGCATGTTGCCCGAGTTCGCGAGCGTGTACGTGACGTTCGCGGTGCCATCGAAGAGGTTCCAGCCGCCGTCGTAGGCGATGGTCACGTCGCGCACATCGAGGGCGGGCAGCTGCTCGCCCGGCACGGTGACGTAGATGCGCGCGCCGACGCGGCGGTCGACCGCGACCTGCTGCGCACCGTCGCCCGTGGCGGAGAGCTCGCTGAGCGCGGCGACGATGCCGCCGGCGTGATCGCCCGGTGAGACGTCGGGCGGCACGGTGAGCCGGAACGGGATGTCGAGTCGGGTGCCGGGTGCGATCTCGAACACCTCGTCGCCGCCGACACCGACCCAGGCACCGACGTCCTCCGACTCGGTGCCGGCGGGCGGCAGCGTGAAGGCGCCGTCGGCGGTGGTCGTGGCATCCATCGCGTAGACCTTGACCGAGATGGGCGCCGCACCGAGGTTCGAGACGCCGACGTAGTCGGTGACGGTCTCGCCCGGGCCGAGCGTGTACTCGAACGCGCCGCGGCCGTCGGGCCCCTGCTCGCTCGACGGCTGCACGCCCCAGATCGCCTCGTCGACCTCCTCGGCGTGCGCGGCGACGCCGCCGCCCAGCATGAGCAGGGTCGTGATCGCCGCGGCCGCAGCCGCCCTGCGGGTCATGTTCGTCGTCGACATCCGAACTCCCTCCGACGCGCGGCCACTGCCTCGGCTCCAGCCTAGGAATCCGCTGTGCGCAGGGCATGAGCCAGCTGTCGAACACCTGGCGCCCGCCGTTCGACGTTTGTCGAATGCGACGGCTCAGACCCGTTCGGCCGGGTCGGCCTCGACCTTCATGAGCATGATCGCGAGGTGCAGGCCCAGCCGCTCGACGCCGTTCTGCAGGTCGATGCCGAGGATGCGCTCGAGCCGGCCGAGCCGGTGGTACAGCGAGGTGCGATGCACGTTGAGTCGCGCCGCCGTCTCTTGTGCGCGCCCGCCGAGCGCGAGGTACGCCTCGGCGGTCTCGAGGAGCATCCGGCCGTCGCGCTCGCCCAGCAGCCGGTCGAGGCCGAGCTGGAAGTCCGCCGCGACCAGGCCCGCAGCGGCCGCGCTGTCGAGCCCGCGGTGGATGCCGAGCCGATCCCAGTGCGCGATCGGCCCCGCCAACCCGAAGGCGAGCGAGATGCGCTCGGCCCGCTCCGCCTCGGCCGCGCTCGCGCGCGCGGCGCCGAGCAGGTCTCGCGCGCCGCCGATCGAGACGAGCGGAGCCGCGGCCGCACCGACCGGCGCGAAGACGGCCGTCGCGGCGTCGAGCAGTGCACCGGCCGCGTGGTCGGAATCCACGGCCGTGCCGTCGCCCGCACGGGCCTGCGGCACGAGGAAGACCGCACGATCGCCGCGCACGAGGTGCAGCGCCCCGCGCAGGACCGACCGCTGGGTCGCCGTGCGCGCGGAGCGCTCGAGGAGTTCGCGAGCGTCGTCGGCGTCGACGCCGCTGCCGGCGCGCACGCTGAGCTGGATGGCCCGCACGCCCGCGTCATCGGGAAAGAATCCCTCCTCGATGATCGCCCCGGCGGACCGCGCCCGGGCCTTGGCGTTGCCGAACAGCAGGTCGCGGGTGTGCTCGTTCATCAGCGCGATCTCGAGATCGTGCTGGGCGCGGGCCCTCGTCCACTCCTCGGCCAGGCGTTCGGCGAGGTGGTCGGCGCGCTCGATCTCGTCGACGCCCATGCGGTCGGGTGCGTCGATGAACCACAGGAAGCCCATCGATTCGTCGGCGCGCCGGATCGGCACGAGCAGGCGGGGCAGCATGCCGAGCTCGGCGTTCTGCGGGACCCTCGTGGAGACCTTGGCGTTGTAGACGCCGAGCCGCAGCAGCCACGAGCTCACGGCCGGCCCGGCGTGGTGCTGCAGGATCGTCTTGCGCCGTACCTCGTCGATGACCCCGGACTGCGGGCTGTACGCGACGACGCGTTGGCGCTGGTCCTCGAGCACGGCCGGTCGGCCCACCACTCTCGCGATGTGGTTGACCAGCTGATTCACGCTCATCGGGGCTGCCTCGGGTGTCGACGTCGGAGCAGTCTACGTCGCCGGGGCGGCGTATGACACGCCGTCAGAATAGTTGACCGAAATCCAAAGTTGACAGATTTCAACCATCTGCCTATAGTTGATCGGTATCAACTTATCCATCATCGGAGGATCCTCTTTGTCCGCTGTCTCCGACACGCACTCGCCGGCCCAGGCCGAGCGCACCCCGCGCGAGGTGTTCGTCGCGCTCTCGGGCCTCATCGTCACGATGTTCGTCGCCGTGCTCTCGGGCACCGTCGTCTCGACCTCGATGCCGCGCATCATCGCCGACCTCGGCGGTGACCAGTCCGCCTACACGTGGGTGATCACGGCGAGCCTGCTCGCCACCGCCGTCTCGACCCCGATCTGGGGCAAGCTCGCCGACCTCGTCAACCGCAAGGTGCTGCTGCAGCTTTCCATCGGCCTGTTCGTCGTCGGCACCGCGATCGCCGGCTTCGCACAGGACACGACGACCCTCATCGCGGTGCGCGTCGTGCAGGGCCTCGGCGCCGGCGGCCTCATGTCGCTCGTCATGATCATCGTCGCGCTCATCATCTCGCCGCGCGAGCGCGGCAAGTACATGGGCTTCGTCGGCGGCATCATGGCCGTCGCCACCATCGGCGGCCCGCTCCTCGGCGGCGTCATCACCGATGCGTGGGGCTGGCGCGCGAACTTCTTCCTGCCGCTGCCGCTCGCGATCGTCGCGCTGGTGCTGCTGCAGTTCACGCTGCACCTGCCGAAGATGCCGAAGCGCCCCGTGAAGATCGACTTCCTCGGCGCGGCCCTCATGGCGGTCGGCGTCTCGCTCGCGCTGGTCTGGGTCACCCTCGGCGACAAGGAGTTCGCCTGGGACTCGAAGACCAGCCTCGTCATGATCGGCGTCGCCGCAGCCGCGCTCATCGCGTTCGTCATCGTCGAGTTCTTCGTCGCCGAGCCGATCGTGCCGATGAAGCTGTTCAAGAACCGCACCTTCACGCTCGCGGTGATCGCCTCGATCGCCATCGGCGTGGCGATGTTCGCGACCAGCGTGTTCCTCGCCCAGTACTTCCAGCTGGCGCGTGGTGCCACACCGACCGAGTCGGGTCTCATGACGATCCCGATGATCGTCGGCCAGATGGGCGCCTCGATCATCGTCGGCGCGCTGATCAGCCGGTTCGGCAAGTGGAAGGGCTTCATGGTCGCAGGCGCACTGCTCGTGATCGCGGGCACGTTCCTCATGACCACCCTGCGCTACGACACCGACTACCTCGTCGTGAGCGTCGCGATGGTCGTGCTCGGCGCCGGCCTCGGCATGGTCATGCAGAACCTCACGCTCGTCGTGCAGAACGACACCCCGGTGTCGCAGCTCGGCGCGGCCTCGTCGAACGTGAACTTCTTCCGCTCGATCGCCGGCACGGTCGGCGTGACCGTCATGGGGTCGCTGCTGGCCACCCAGGTCTCCACGCACATCGCAGACGGGTTCGAGGGCTTCGTGCCGTCGTCGCCCGAGGAGCTCGAGGCGCTGAAGGGCCTGCAGAGCGGTGCGCTGCCGAACGTGCACGAGCTGCCCGACACGATCCGCGTCATCATCGAGGGCGCCTACGGGCAGGGCATCTCCGAGGTGTTCTGGATCGCGGTGCCGCTCGCGGTGCTGTCGCTCATCGCCATCGCGTTCCTGCCGAACAAGAAGCTGTCGACCAAGTCGGCGGCGCAGGAACTGGCCGAAGAGCTGGCCGAGGACGCCGAGAACGCCGTCGTCGAGCTGGCCGAGGCCGAGATCGGCGCGCCGGTCGCCACCGTCGCCGAGCAGTTCGACGAGGCGGATGACTCGCGCGAGCCGGTCGGCGTGGCCACCGGGTCGGTCGCCGCCGTCGAGGGACGGGACGCTCCGGAGGCCCGGCGATAACATGTCCCTCATGACCGCCGAAGCTGCCCTCGACCACGCCATCGCGGCGGTCGAGGAGCAGTTCGGCATCGTGTTCAACCGGGCCAGGCTGCTCTGGTTCGAGTCGGCGAAGCAGGTGCACCCCGAGCTGCAGCCCGCCGGCTACAAGCTGCTCGCGAGCATCGTGCGCGCCGGATCCACCAACGCGCACGTGCTCGCCGAGCAGCTCGACATGGACAAGAGCGCGGTGAGCCGTCAGGTGCGCCAGCTCGAGGAGATGGGGTTGGTCGAGAGCCGTGCCGACGAGCGCGACGGGCGAGCCAGAGTGCTCGTCGGCACGCCGCTCGCCGAGCAGCGCATCGCCGAGGTGCGCCGGGCCAATCAGGCTCGCCTGCGCGGCTCGCTCGAGGGCCGATCGGTCGAGGAGCTGCTTCTGCTCGCCGACGTGCTGCGGGCGATCGCCGACGCCTGACCACGATCTCGCATCTGACGGAAGGCGGGGCCGACGGCCCCGCCTTCCGTGATCTGCGGAGGATGTCGGGGGTCGCCGGTAGACCGGTACACATGAACATCGAGCATCTGAATCCTCCCGCCCTGCACACCAATCCGGCCTTCAGCCAGGGCGTCCTCGTGCGCGGCGACCACGACACGCTCTACGTCGGCGGCCAGAACGGCACGGATGCCTCGGGGCAGATCGTCCCCGGTGGCCTGGCCGCCCAGTCAGCGCAGGCGATCCGCAACGTGCTCGCCGTGCTCGAGGCCGCGGGTGCCGACCAGACGAACGTGGTGCACCTGACGATCACGCTC
Proteins encoded in this window:
- a CDS encoding PucR family transcriptional regulator; translated protein: MSVNQLVNHIARVVGRPAVLEDQRQRVVAYSPQSGVIDEVRRKTILQHHAGPAVSSWLLRLGVYNAKVSTRVPQNAELGMLPRLLVPIRRADESMGFLWFIDAPDRMGVDEIERADHLAERLAEEWTRARAQHDLEIALMNEHTRDLLFGNAKARARSAGAIIEEGFFPDDAGVRAIQLSVRAGSGVDADDARELLERSARTATQRSVLRGALHLVRGDRAVFLVPQARAGDGTAVDSDHAAGALLDAATAVFAPVGAAAAPLVSIGGARDLLGAARASAAEAERAERISLAFGLAGPIAHWDRLGIHRGLDSAAAAGLVAADFQLGLDRLLGERDGRMLLETAEAYLALGGRAQETAARLNVHRTSLYHRLGRLERILGIDLQNGVERLGLHLAIMLMKVEADPAERV
- a CDS encoding M64 family metallopeptidase, with the translated sequence MTDPSKTARRRTAVAALAVPLLVGGLVAVGAQPAAADDAVGSATLVPIQITGDPAERFSLVILGDGYTAAELPKFREQVDEHLETMWSIEPYKSYRNSFNVYAVEIVSGESGVSCDDSLDSPRRDTPLKMAFWGGCSASSVQRLLTVNNTIARQYANLAPKVDQILALANSDTYGGAGGAYATASGGNALSALISPHEIGHSLGGLQDEYDYYTRGVTTGNYTGGEPSSAHHTKLTVDQMAAQQVKWWRWLGEPSESGGVIGAYEGGMYYSTGVWRPSRHSMMKTLGYQFDQVGREIMTERISSKVPLVPASTPEGTVARDAVLWVETSHPVYHEIDVTWSVNGEAVDLGGNQRNLDLATLDVAAGATVTATIVDNTEFVRDPALRARASMTQTRTWTVGDTTLPEATPSTPEITEATTTDHAAGSSDVLYVETNHPDGRIMDVAWQVDGVTVPNPYAKRNLPLATLGLGAGEHTVTATVTDPEFPDAGSVVQTWTVDAAGPSVEATITAPIASSTAANGEPHYVVNEQFDMKLVATDDRDGALVTEFRLDGDGWHNYYGWPTDKDAPFRFTPTGTNIDDLIYGNLGTGGMSLSPFQEREPGYGTHRVEYRATDAAGNIGEVKAFTVTVLGGDDADPRQVIQADVTGGALSMAVSSTDPVVLEPVVLTGADQSTSGSLHAVRVSDSRGTAAGWNLTGQVSDFTSGTGVILAENLGWTPAASVETGGLPTVDEEAPVVTPGAGVAPGAGLRAPLTLCAAGTGHSAGAFACSGGLELGVPGSTRSGTYTGVLTLTLI
- a CDS encoding MarR family winged helix-turn-helix transcriptional regulator, whose translation is MTAEAALDHAIAAVEEQFGIVFNRARLLWFESAKQVHPELQPAGYKLLASIVRAGSTNAHVLAEQLDMDKSAVSRQVRQLEEMGLVESRADERDGRARVLVGTPLAEQRIAEVRRANQARLRGSLEGRSVEELLLLADVLRAIADA
- a CDS encoding MFS transporter, with the translated sequence MSAVSDTHSPAQAERTPREVFVALSGLIVTMFVAVLSGTVVSTSMPRIIADLGGDQSAYTWVITASLLATAVSTPIWGKLADLVNRKVLLQLSIGLFVVGTAIAGFAQDTTTLIAVRVVQGLGAGGLMSLVMIIVALIISPRERGKYMGFVGGIMAVATIGGPLLGGVITDAWGWRANFFLPLPLAIVALVLLQFTLHLPKMPKRPVKIDFLGAALMAVGVSLALVWVTLGDKEFAWDSKTSLVMIGVAAAALIAFVIVEFFVAEPIVPMKLFKNRTFTLAVIASIAIGVAMFATSVFLAQYFQLARGATPTESGLMTIPMIVGQMGASIIVGALISRFGKWKGFMVAGALLVIAGTFLMTTLRYDTDYLVVSVAMVVLGAGLGMVMQNLTLVVQNDTPVSQLGAASSNVNFFRSIAGTVGVTVMGSLLATQVSTHIADGFEGFVPSSPEELEALKGLQSGALPNVHELPDTIRVIIEGAYGQGISEVFWIAVPLAVLSLIAIAFLPNKKLSTKSAAQELAEELAEDAENAVVELAEAEIGAPVATVAEQFDEADDSREPVGVATGSVAAVEGRDAPEARR
- a CDS encoding RidA family protein; amino-acid sequence: MNIEHLNPPALHTNPAFSQGVLVRGDHDTLYVGGQNGTDASGQIVPGGLAAQSAQAIRNVLAVLEAAGADQTNVVHLTITLLSGESFQDGYSAVIPIWGMHPTAITGTQVSALARPDALVEIEAIAAIPRAQ
- a CDS encoding DUF916 domain-containing protein, producing MSTTNMTRRAAAAAAITTLLMLGGGVAAHAEEVDEAIWGVQPSSEQGPDGRGAFEYTLGPGETVTDYVGVSNLGAAPISVKVYAMDATTTADGAFTLPPAGTESEDVGAWVGVGGDEVFEIAPGTRLDIPFRLTVPPDVSPGDHAGGIVAALSELSATGDGAQQVAVDRRVGARIYVTVPGEQLPALDVRDVTIAYDGGWNLFDGTANVTYTLANSGNMRVGGESQLVVDGPFGWRLGEAEAREQAEILPGASVRVEEQLTGIIPALLVFASVELTPGLDGGAAVGGEHLASGTGWAIPYPVALVALLLLGIAGFAVAKRIRRAKAARPKAREPEPEASDSVPEPVDDAAGDDDAARRDLVDAR